One window from the genome of Rhizoctonia solani chromosome 15, complete sequence encodes:
- a CDS encoding Retrotransposable element Tf2 protein, which yields MDSNKKPLLFLDMKLRDYPTDPIKTLIDSGATSNFISPSLVEQLKIPKTLLKNPRVVRMLDGTISQTGCIWHQVQLVVSTNGHPHTIPFLVCPIGNTPAILGMTWLTAEAPLIDWQQGLVTFPEQVQIASKEEADSDPLADLPPQYHEFAKVFGKEEFKVLPPHREYDISIDLVPDAKLTPGPIYGMTDAESKALKQHIDEELATGKICPSTSSAGAPVMFVKKADGSLRLVVDYRKLNDVTHKNVYPLPRQDDLMAKLQNAKLFTKLDLRWGYNNVRIKEGDEWKTAFRTKYGLFEYLVMPFGLTNAPAAFQHFMNDLFRDLIDVTVVIYLDNILIFSENPEDHPNHVREVLSRLMKNQLFCKLSKCHFHVTTVNYLGIIISPSGFSMDKKKIEAVTTWPTPRTVKQVQAFLGFVNYLRRFIPNFSSVARPLHNLTRKESPWSWDVLEEQAFQELKALVTKAPVLIHSNPNLPYYLETDASGIAMGAILSQRGDDNCLHPVAYMSKSFSGAKANYNTHNKELLAIIKALEEWHIFLEATDRPIQVYTDHQNLEYWMQARTFNRRHAWWRVFLSNFNFEIHYRPGKQSGKPDALSRRSDYVDTPPEPEIMLPAEVFANTSEEEVEIVTEICSRLREDPSLEPIIQFLTEDADNAPPSIRKAYRDYNWEEDLLWYRGKLVVPDSETLKEQLLKEFHNSPLAGHPGQQRTLELLNCNYWWPGMKSSAKEWVECCPTCQANRQAHALVIALKPLEVPPYPFHTISYDFITGFPKSNGHNAILVVIDSFSKFRHFIPTTKKVTSKGLVELFISNVWKLHGLPVRTILDRGTTFTGKFLRALYQRLGVKPSFSSAYHPESDGQTERVNQFIEFYLRLYVAADHLDWASWLPLAEYAYNNARHSATGKTPFELVYGQNPVMNPSNIPANIPEANHVADTLAQEWKEAEAALRMSKEKMARNKGTIPEYSIGDKVWLDGKNVELRTNSNKLDPRRLGPFEITEKISSHAYRLKLPETLKIHDVFYVGLLSKAHKSPSQPFPEKPPPETIEGEEEYKVEQIINSKRQQGKWFYLIKWKGYGPEDNSWEPEELLEHSQEEIKQFNQARLRKACDAAKSL from the coding sequence CCACTGCTCTTCCTAGATATGAAACTGCGTGACTACCCAACGGACcctatcaaaaccctcattgattctggcgccacctccaactTTATATCCCCCTCATTAGTAGAACAActtaaaatcccaaaaaccctactcaaaaatccacgagtagtgagaatgctagatggtaccatatcccagactggttgcatttggcaccaggttcaacttgtgGTCTCAACCAATGGCCACCCCCACACtatccctttccttgtttgccccataggcaacacaccggctattctaggcatgacatggttaacggcagaagctcctttgattgattggcaacagggactagtcaccttccctgaacaagttcaaattgcctccaaagaagaagcggactcagatcctttagcagaccttccccctcagtaccatgagtttgctaaagtctttggcaaagaagaattcaaggtcctccctccacatagggagtatgacatctctatagaccttgtcccggACGCCAAACTGACCCCTGGTcccatatacggcatgacggatgcggaatctaaggcgttgaaacaacacattgacgaggaattggcaacaggcaagatttgCCCCAGCACCTCATCCGCCGGCgctccagtcatgtttgtaaagaaggcagatggttccCTCAGATTAGTGGTTGACTACAGGAAGCTAAATGACGtcacccacaaaaatgtctacccCCTTCCCAGgcaggatgacctcatggctaagTTACAAAACGCCAAGCTATTCACAAAATTAGATCTCCGATGGGGGTACAATAATGTGCGCATCAAGGAAggcgacgaatggaaaacggctttcaggaccaaatatggcctttttgagtacttggtcatgccttttggacttaccaacgcccctgccgctttccaacacttcatgaacgatcTGTTCAGAGATCTGATTGACGTGACAGTAGTAATCTatttggacaacatcctTATCTTTTCTGAGAACCCAGAAGATCACCCTAACCACGTCAGAGAAGTACTGTCGCGcctaatgaagaaccagctgtTTTGCAAGTTGTCAAagtgccatttccacgtTACCACAGTCAACTACCTAGGCATTATTATTTCTCCCTCCGGATTCTCAATGGACAAGAAGAAGATAGAAGCTGTCACAACGTGGCCCACTCCCAGAacggtcaagcaggtccaggccttcctaggttttgtcaattacctcagacgcttcattcccaacttcagctctgTAGCGCGTCCCCTCCATAACCTCACTAGAAAGGAgtccccttggtcatgggacGTATTGGAAGAACAGGCTTTCCAGGAACTCAAAGCATTAGTCACCAAAGCGCCAGTTCTGATCCATTCAAACCCCAATTTGCCTTATTACCTAGAGACAGACGCGTCAGGCATAGCTATGGGAGCCATCTTGAGTCAGCGGGGAGACGATAACTGCCTACACCCGGTAGCCTACATGTCGAAGTCCTTCTCTGGTGCCAAGGcaaattacaacacccacaacaaggaactcttAGCCATCATTAAAGCCTTGGAGGAGTGGCATATCTTCTTAGAAGCAACGGATAGACCCATACAGGTATACACGGACCATcaaaacttggaatactggatgcaggcaagaacATTCAACCGCAGGCATGCCTGGTGGCGCGTATTCTTGAGCAATTttaactttgaaatccactatcgcccaggaaagcaatcaggaaaaccggACGCATTATCCAGAAGGTCAGATTACGTAGACACGCCCCCAGAGCCAGAGATCATGTTaccagcagaagtctttgccaatacctcagaggaagaagtcgaAATAGTCACAGAAATTTGCTCCAGACTCAGAGAGGACCCGTCCCTGGAgcccatcatccaattcctcacagaagacgcAGACAATGCGCCTCCCTCCATCCGGaaagcttacagagactacaattgggaagaggacctgcTATGGTACCGTGGGAAGCTAGTTGTCCCAGATTCAGAAACCTTGAAAGAACAACTTCTgaaggaattccacaactccccaCTAGCGGGCCATCCGGGCCAACAGAGAACCCTTGAACTTCTGAAttgcaactactggtggccaggcatgaaatcatctgccaaagaatgggtagaatgctgcCCCACATGCCAGGCCAACCGCCAAGCTCACgccctggtcattgccctcaaaccactagaagttcccccctatCCGTTCCACACCATTTCCTATGACTTTATTACGGGATTCCCAAAGTCAAACGGTCACAATGCAATCTtggtagtcattgactccttttCAAAATTCAggcatttcatcccaactaccaagaaggTTACATCCAAGGGTCTAGTGGAATTATTCATCTCAAatgtgtggaaactccatgggttACCGGTCAGAACAATTTTGGACAGAGGGACTACGTTTACAGGAAAGTTCCTAAGGGCGCtctaccaacgccttggagTAAAACCGTCcttctcatcagcctaccaccctgagtcagacggacaaacagaaagggtgaaccagttcattgagttctacctaagATTGTATGTTGCAGCAGACCACTTGGACTGGGCCTCCTGGTTACCATTAGCAGAATATGCCTACAATAACGCAAGACACTCCGCCactgggaaaaccccctttgagttGGTATATGGACAAAACCCTGTCATGAACCCGTCCAACATTCCAGCAAACATACCAGAAGCCAACCATGTGGCAGATACTCTTGCTCAAGAGTGGAAAGAAGCAGAGGCAGCTCTCAGGATGAGTAAGGAGAAAATGGCTAGAAACAAGGGGACTATACCGGAATACTCAATTGGTGATAAGGTCTggttagatggaaaaaacgtggagcttagaacaaactccaacaaactagacCCCAGAAGACTAGGACCATTTGAGATCACagagaaaatctccagtcaCGCGTACCGCCTGAAACTCCcagaaaccctgaaaatccacgacgtgttctatgtaggatTACTGTCCAAAGCCCACAAATCTccaagccaaccattccCTGAaaaaccccctcctgaaacaatagagggggaagaagagtacaaagttgaacagatCATTAACTCTAAACGCCaacaagggaaatggttctatttgatcaaatggaaggggtacggCCCAGAAGATAACTCATGGGAGCCagaagaactgttggaacacagccaagaagagatcaagcaattcaaccaagctagactcagaaaggcttgtgatgccgccaagagcctttaa